Genomic segment of Deinococcus planocerae:
CGTGCTGGTGTACTGGCTCGCCGGGCTGCAATCGGTTCCCGGCGAGCTGTACGAGGCGGCCCGCATCGACGGGGCAAGCGGCGCCCAGATCCTGCGCTTCGTGACCCTGCCCCTGCTGCGGCCCATCGCCATCACGATCACGGCGCTGACCCTGGTGTGGAGCCTGAACGTCTTCGACCACGTGCAGGTCATGACGGGGGGCGGTCCCGGCCACGCCTCGGACGTGATCGGCACCTACATCTACCGGGTCGCCTTCACGGTCGAGGACAGCATCCCGCGCATCGGCTTCGCGTCGGCGGCTGGGGTGTTCTTCGGGCTCACCAATCTCGTTATCGTGGCCGTGCAGGCGCTGGCCGTGCGGGCCGCCCGGGGCAAGGGGAGAGCGGCATGATCGCGCGTCAGAACGCCCCCGTCGTCCGGGCCACCGCCCGCCCCCGCCTCGTCGCCCCCCGGGCATTGCTGCACCTGTGCTTCATCGCGGTGCTGCTCGTGTGGGTTTCGCCCTTTGTGTGGATCTTCCTGACGGCCTTCAAGCCCTCCGCCGAGGTGTACAGCCAGCCGCTCGCGCTGCTGCCCAGCCAGCCGACTCTGGAGAACTTCCAGCGGGCCTGGACGAACGCCTCCTTCTCGGTGTACTTCCTGAACACCGTCATCGTGACGCTCTCCACGACGCTGATCGTGCTGTTCGTGACGGCGCTGGCGGGCTACGCGCTGGGGCGCCGGGCCTTCCGGGGACGCGCCCTCATCGTCGCCATCCTGAGCGCGAGCATCTTCCTGCCGCAGGGGTACACGATTATTCCCATCTACGACCTGATCAACCGGCTGGGGCTGAACAACACCCTGACTGGCGTGATCCTGGCCTCGGCGGGGGTGGGGTTCATCATCTACACCTTCATGTTCAGCGCCTACTTCGCGGGTCTGCCGGGCGAGCTGGAGGAGGCGGCGCGCATGGACGGCGCCAACATCTTCCAGGTGTTCTTCCGGGTGATGCTGCCGCTGGCCCGGCCCGTGATCGCGTCGGTGTTCATCCTAGAGTTCCTGCAAATCTGGAACTCGTTCCTGATCCCGCTCGTGCTCACGCTCTCCAGCCCCGAGAAGCGAGTGCTGGGCGTCGGGATGTACGCCTTTTCCGGGCAGAGCGGCCTGGACTGGACCGGCCTTGCGGCGGCAGCCACCATCAGCCTGGTGCCGGTGATCGCGGTGTTCCTGCTGCTACAACGCCACTTTGTCGAGGGCGTCGCCGGGGCGGTCAAGTCGTGAGCCGCGCCGCCTGGAGCCGCCTTTCCCCGACCCTTCACGCCCTAAGAACGGAACTTTCCCCATGACCACCCAGCGTCAACCTGCGGAAGAACTGAATTTCGACCTGGTGGTCGTCGGCGGTGGCCTCGCCGGGCTGTGCGCCGCCATCGCCGCCGCGCGGCACGGGGCCAGGACGGCCATTGTGCAGGAGCGCCCCGTGTTCGGCGGCAACTCCAGCACCGAGATTCGTGTCGTGCCGCTGAGCGCCACCAATTTCAACGCCTGGGCGCGCGAGACCGGCATCGTCGAGGAACTGATCCTGCACGACCGGGCGACCAACCATGTTCACCTCTTCGAGCACGGCCTCACCAACAGCCACTGGGACCTGGTGCTGCTGGAAGCCGCGCGGCGTGAGGAGAAGCTCACCCTCTTTCTCAACACCAGCGTGCGCGGGGTGGACAGCGAGGACGTGGGGGACGGCTCCCGCCGGGTCGCCGCCGTTCACGGCAGCCAGCTCGGCAGCGAGCGCGAGTTCGTGTTCCGCGCCCCGCACTTCGTCGATGCGACGGGGGACGGCACGGTGGGCGCGCTCGCCGGGGCCGAGTACCGGTATGGCCGCGACGCGCGCAGCGACTTCGGCGAGCCGATGGCCCCGGTCCGGGCCGACGAGGTGACCAACGGCTCCACCATCACCATGCGGGCACGTGACGTGGGCCGCGAGGTGCCGTACACGCCGCCCGCCTGGGTCCAGGAATACCGCTCCCTGGAGGAGATCGGCCCCTTCCGCCGGGTCGCTCACGTCACGCGCCGGGAGTACGGCGGCTACTGGTGGCTGGAGGTGTCTAATCCCTTTCACCAGATTCACGACAACCAGGCGGTCAAGGACGAACTGCACCGCCACGTCCTGGGGGTGTGGAACTACATCAAAAACCACTCGCCCGACCGCGAGATCGCCAGAACGTACGTGCTGGAGTGGATCGGCATGGTGCCCGGCAAGCGCGAGAGCCGCCGCCTGATGGGCGACGTGGTGTTGAACGAGCACCACCTGCACCACGACCCGCTGTGGCCCGACCGGGTGGGCGTCGCGGGCTGGATCATCGACCTGCACATCCCCGGCGGCATCAACAACCATGCCGAGCCGGGAGAGCTGTCTCACGCCGACGCCAACTACCGCAACTACATCCACGTCTCGCCCTTCTCGGTGCCGCTGCGCGCGATGTACAGCCGCAACGTGGAGAACCTGTGGCTGGCCGGGCGCAGCCTCTCGGCTTCAAGGGTGGCCTTTGGGGCCGTGCGGGTCCAGTCGGTGCTGGGGGTGCTCGGGCAGGCGGTCGGAACCGCCGCCGCGTACGCCCTGGAACGGGGTCTCACCCCGCGCGAGACGGCCTCCCCGGACGGTCCGCACGTCGCCCGTCTCCAGCAACTCCTGCTGCGCGACGACGTGCATGTCCCGGGCGTCGTGAACGAGGACCCGGACGACCTGGCGCGGGGCGTACCCGTGCGGGCCACCAGCGAGGCGCCCCTGGACTTCGGCGCCCCCGACACGGCCAGCTTCCATCCCCTAGCCACGCCCCGCGCCCAGGTCTTCCCGGTCACGGAGGGCCGCGTGGAGGTCGTGCGTTATTACCTCCGCAACGAGGGGACGGAGCCCGCCGAAGTCACCGCCGAGCTGCACGAACTCGGGCGCATCTGGGACGCCGGGTGTGGTCGGCGCGTGGCCTCGGTGACGCTGACGGTGCCGCCCCGGTTCGAGGGCTGGCTGGACGCGCCTTTTCACGCGAACGTCACCGCGAACCGCCCGCACCGGGCAACGCTGAGCGCCGCACCGGATGTGGACTGGGCCGCCGCGTCGGTTCATCCCACAGGAACCCTCGCTCAGGCCCACTACGTCTCGGCGGGGGGACCCGAGGCACACAACCGGCACTACCCCAGCCTGCACCCCGACGAGATCGACCTGCCCGCGTACGAGCGCTGGACCCAGCACAAGTGGTTCTCGCTCGCCGTGCAGGTGGAGCCGCAGCCCCGGCCCTACGCCGCAGAGAATGTCAACCGCGGCGGCGCGTGGCCCCTCGACCTGCCCCACCTGTGGGTGTCCGACCCCGCGCAGGCCCTGCCGCAGTGTGTGGCCCTGGACTTCCCCGAGCCGACGACACTCGACACCGTCTGCGTTTCCTTCGACACCGACCTCAACGTGATCGCCTCGCAGCTTCCCGAGTTCTGGAGGGCGCCCACCTGTGTGCGGGACTGGCGGCTGTGGGCCACCGTGGGCGGCGAGCGGCGGCTGGTCCACGAGGAGACGGGCAACTACCAACGGCGCCGGGTGGTGACCTTCGCGCCTGTGACGGCCGGTTCACTCGAACTGGAAGTTCTGACGACCAACGTGCAAGCCGGGCGTTTCCTCGCCCCCGGTCACGAGGAGGAGGTGTACCCGCATGAGGGCGGCAGCCCACGCGACGTAACTGCGACGGGCGGTGACAGCGCCCGCGTGTACGAGTTCCGGGCGTACCGGCAACACGGTTGAACCACAGCCGCGAGAAGAAACCTCTCTACGTCGGTTGAACCGGCAGAAGGAGTCGATCATGAAGAACGCGCATGGACTGATCAGCATGCTCACGCTGGCCCTGCTCAGCGCCTGTGGTCCGCAGGGTTCGCTCCCCGCCCCCGGTTCGGAAGAACAGAACGCTGCGGCGCCCTTGCGCGCCCTGGCCGCCGATCCCAACGCCGGGGAACGCACCCAGGCGATGCTGAACTACCTCAAGAGCCTGCCGGGAAAGACGAGCAACAAGGTGCTCTCCGGACAATTCGCGGGCTACCCCAACGTCAACTACATCGCCGACAACTCCTTCGACACGCGTCTGATGCAGGAGGTGTACAACGAGTCCGGCGAGTGGCCCGCCATCATCGGAACGGACTACACCGGGCGACTCGCGGAGAACGTGTCGGACTGCCGCCGCATCTCCACCGGGCACAACCAGAAGCTCATCGACTATTACAAGGCGGGGGGGCTCGTCACGATCACGGCCCACTTCTACCGCCCGGATAACCATGGCGGCAGCCAGTGTGGACTTCGGAGCAGCTACGCTCTGGCGCGCATCCTGCCGGGTGGTGTGGACCGCGCGAAATGGCTCGCCATGCTCGATCAGGTGGCCGCCGGGCTCGCACAACTGCGCGACAACGGTGTGCCGGTGTTGTGGCGACCGCTGCACGAATCGCCCGGTTCCTTCTGGTGGGATGAGGACGCGGCCAGCTACAAGCGGCTGTGGCAGGACATGTTCAACTACTTCACCACCTCCAAGGGCCTGCACAACCTGATCTGGGTGTACACCGGCACGCAGAGTTACTACCCCGGCGACGCCTACGTGGACCTGATGGGCGACGATATCTACAGCGGCTCGGTTTCGGGTGGCAGTTGGAACACGTACAACTTCGCGCTGAACACGGCCCAAAAGCCGTACGCCGTGACCGAGTTCGGGTCCGCCTCCGGCGGTTGCGCCGAGTGCGCCTCGAACTATGACTTCTCGAAGCTCATCGCGGGCATCAAGGCGAATTTCCCGAAATCGACTTACTTCCTGGTGTGGTCCGACACGTACCGCCTGGGTAACCCCAGCCACTTCAACCAGAAGGCGCTGATGGATGATCCCTGGGTGGTCGACCGCTCGGAAGTCAGCTTCTCCCCGCGTTGATGCCGGTCCCCTTCATTCCCGAGGCCTCCAGATGACGTCGACCTCCCCGCCGCCCGCCATGGCACTGCCCTCCCTGCACGCCCTGACCGAACACGTCCGGCGCCTCCTCCCTCACCGCCCGCGCCTCGCGGCGATGTTCGAGAGCTGCCTCACCAGCACCCTGGAGACCACCGTCCGCCCCCAGTCCGACGGCACCACCTTCGTGATCACCGGCGACATCCCCGCCATGTGGTTGCGCGACTCCGCCGCCCAGGTGCGCCCGTACCTGCTGCTGGCGCCGAGCGACCCCGCCGCCTCCGACCTGATCGCGGGGGTCGTGCGGCGGCAGGTCGAGTACGTCCTGCACGACCCCTACGCCAACGCCTTCAACGAGACTGCCTCCGGCGCCCGCTGGGAGGATGACCAGACCGAGATGAGTGACCTCGTGTGGGAGCGCAAGTACGAGGTGGACTCGCTGTGCGCGGTGCTGCACCTCGCCTTTCAGCTCTGGCGGGCGACCGGGAGAACGGACCACCTGGACACCCGCTTCCGTGCGGCGGCGGCGTTGATCCTGGAGGTGTGGCGGCGCGAGCAGCGGCACGAGGCCGAGTCGCCATACCGTTTTGTGCGCACAGCCTGGCAGGAGCGCGGACAACTGCCGCGCGGTGGTCTCGGCTCGCCCATCGCCGAGACCGGGATGACCTGGTCGGGCTTCCGGCCCAGCGACGACGCCTGCCGCTACGGCTACCTCGTGCCGTCCAACATGTACGCGGTCGTGGTGCTGGGCCACCTCGAACGACTCGCCGACGAGGTGCTGGACGACCTCGACCTCCTGCGGGAGGCGCGGAGCCTGGCCGCGTCGATCCAGGCGGGTCTCGACGCGCACGCCAAAGTTGAGCACCCCGAGTTCGGGACCATTTACGCCTACGAGGTGGACGGGCTGGGAAACTACCTGCTGATGGACGACGCGAACGTGCCCTCGCTGCTCTCCCTGCCGTACTTGGGCTCCTGCGCCCAGGACGACCCGCTGTACCTGAATACGCGCCGCTTTGTCCTGTCGAGGGCCAATCCGTACTTCTATTCGGGCCGCGCCGCCGCCGGGGTGGGCAGCCCACATACGCCCACGGGATACGTGTGGCCCATCGCCCTCGCCATACAGGGCCTGACCGCCACGGACGACGTGGAGCGGCTGGAGATGTTGCGCCTGCTCGAAACGACCGACGCGGGCACCCTGTGGATGCACGAGAGCTTTAGCGCGGACGACCCGCGCCGCTTCACCCGCCCGTGGTTCTCGTGGGCGAACGCGATGCTGTGCGAACTCGTGCTGCACGGCTGCGGCATCACGGTGCCGGGCGCGGCCCTGGAAGCCATTTCCGCCCCCCTCCTGGAACAGGTGAACGCATGAAACCTCCCCTCTGGCTCCTGATCGCCGACGCGGGCAACCCCGACGCGGCCCTCGCCCTGCCGACCGTGGCCTGGATGGCGCGCGACGCGGGCGCTGCCTTCGAGGGCTACCTGGAGGCCCGCCGCGACGGCCTGCTGTTCGCGGGGTCCGGCTCCACCGTGCTGGGCGGCGCGCACCACCAGCAGTTCAACTACCTGAACGCCGCCTTCGACGTGTCGTACGTGCTGCTGGGTGACACGGCACTGTTCGACTCGTCCATTCAGGCCTTCGGGGGGGCAGTGCTGGTGCGCGCCCGGACACTGCCCGAGCTGTACGCCGCGCTGCTCGACCAGCCCGGCGTAGGGGAGGCGGGGGCGGCCGTCTTAGCCCCCGCCGGACCCGTGCGGGTCGGCGGCCGGGACCTCGACCTCGTTCCTTACCTGTACCCCGAGGTGTACTTCCGCCGCGCGCTCGCCTTTTCCGGCGCGGCTGAGGACGCCGCAGCGCTGATCGAGGGACGCGGGGTGCGGGAGATCAACCACCTCCACCTGAGCGAGGCGGGACGAACAGCAGTCTCGTCGCGCTTCCCCACGGCCACCGCACTCGACGCCCCGCGCGAGGACGACACCTACGGCTCCATCACCCTGCGCCTGGCTGGGCGCTGGAAGGACCGGGCGCGCGGGGTCGCCTTTGGCGACCCGGTGGCGATCCTCTCGCAGATCGCGTCCCTTTGCCGCGAGGACCGCGTGGCCGTGTACGGCGAGAAGGTGGAACTGCCCGCCGCTCAGGTGCAGGTGCAGCCCTACACCGAGGAGAAGTCCGAGATCGCGGCCGAGACGGCCCGGCTCGCCCTGGAAGTCAGGAACCCAGTCCTGGTGGGCCGCCAGACGGGCGACGGCGACCTCTTCGAGTGGTCACGCTCGGGCGTGTGCCTTCAGATCATGGACCCCAACCGCCCCGCCTTTCCCGTCGTGGCGACGGTGCCCCACACCTGGGCAACCGCGAAGGGCGACCTCTACGCCGAGGAGCCGGACGACGAGACGCTGCGCCGGTACGCCCAC
This window contains:
- a CDS encoding carbohydrate ABC transporter permease — translated: MIARQNAPVVRATARPRLVAPRALLHLCFIAVLLVWVSPFVWIFLTAFKPSAEVYSQPLALLPSQPTLENFQRAWTNASFSVYFLNTVIVTLSTTLIVLFVTALAGYALGRRAFRGRALIVAILSASIFLPQGYTIIPIYDLINRLGLNNTLTGVILASAGVGFIIYTFMFSAYFAGLPGELEEAARMDGANIFQVFFRVMLPLARPVIASVFILEFLQIWNSFLIPLVLTLSSPEKRVLGVGMYAFSGQSGLDWTGLAAAATISLVPVIAVFLLLQRHFVEGVAGAVKS
- a CDS encoding FAD-dependent oxidoreductase — its product is MTTQRQPAEELNFDLVVVGGGLAGLCAAIAAARHGARTAIVQERPVFGGNSSTEIRVVPLSATNFNAWARETGIVEELILHDRATNHVHLFEHGLTNSHWDLVLLEAARREEKLTLFLNTSVRGVDSEDVGDGSRRVAAVHGSQLGSEREFVFRAPHFVDATGDGTVGALAGAEYRYGRDARSDFGEPMAPVRADEVTNGSTITMRARDVGREVPYTPPAWVQEYRSLEEIGPFRRVAHVTRREYGGYWWLEVSNPFHQIHDNQAVKDELHRHVLGVWNYIKNHSPDREIARTYVLEWIGMVPGKRESRRLMGDVVLNEHHLHHDPLWPDRVGVAGWIIDLHIPGGINNHAEPGELSHADANYRNYIHVSPFSVPLRAMYSRNVENLWLAGRSLSASRVAFGAVRVQSVLGVLGQAVGTAAAYALERGLTPRETASPDGPHVARLQQLLLRDDVHVPGVVNEDPDDLARGVPVRATSEAPLDFGAPDTASFHPLATPRAQVFPVTEGRVEVVRYYLRNEGTEPAEVTAELHELGRIWDAGCGRRVASVTLTVPPRFEGWLDAPFHANVTANRPHRATLSAAPDVDWAAASVHPTGTLAQAHYVSAGGPEAHNRHYPSLHPDEIDLPAYERWTQHKWFSLAVQVEPQPRPYAAENVNRGGAWPLDLPHLWVSDPAQALPQCVALDFPEPTTLDTVCVSFDTDLNVIASQLPEFWRAPTCVRDWRLWATVGGERRLVHEETGNYQRRRVVTFAPVTAGSLELEVLTTNVQAGRFLAPGHEEEVYPHEGGSPRDVTATGGDSARVYEFRAYRQHG
- a CDS encoding glycosyl hydrolase, yielding MKNAHGLISMLTLALLSACGPQGSLPAPGSEEQNAAAPLRALAADPNAGERTQAMLNYLKSLPGKTSNKVLSGQFAGYPNVNYIADNSFDTRLMQEVYNESGEWPAIIGTDYTGRLAENVSDCRRISTGHNQKLIDYYKAGGLVTITAHFYRPDNHGGSQCGLRSSYALARILPGGVDRAKWLAMLDQVAAGLAQLRDNGVPVLWRPLHESPGSFWWDEDAASYKRLWQDMFNYFTTSKGLHNLIWVYTGTQSYYPGDAYVDLMGDDIYSGSVSGGSWNTYNFALNTAQKPYAVTEFGSASGGCAECASNYDFSKLIAGIKANFPKSTYFLVWSDTYRLGNPSHFNQKALMDDPWVVDRSEVSFSPR
- a CDS encoding glycoside hydrolase family 125 protein: MALPSLHALTEHVRRLLPHRPRLAAMFESCLTSTLETTVRPQSDGTTFVITGDIPAMWLRDSAAQVRPYLLLAPSDPAASDLIAGVVRRQVEYVLHDPYANAFNETASGARWEDDQTEMSDLVWERKYEVDSLCAVLHLAFQLWRATGRTDHLDTRFRAAAALILEVWRREQRHEAESPYRFVRTAWQERGQLPRGGLGSPIAETGMTWSGFRPSDDACRYGYLVPSNMYAVVVLGHLERLADEVLDDLDLLREARSLAASIQAGLDAHAKVEHPEFGTIYAYEVDGLGNYLLMDDANVPSLLSLPYLGSCAQDDPLYLNTRRFVLSRANPYFYSGRAAAGVGSPHTPTGYVWPIALAIQGLTATDDVERLEMLRLLETTDAGTLWMHESFSADDPRRFTRPWFSWANAMLCELVLHGCGITVPGAALEAISAPLLEQVNA